From Vanrija pseudolonga chromosome 1, complete sequence, a single genomic window includes:
- the NUP159_1 gene encoding Nucleoporin, producing MASSNAFGALAMGDASAGPSTRLLEGDEVDIDWLKLVKTNHEVYVRVSDPVGLDGLPAHSSMLAVANSADLLIVGGNNDLRVHRLSALHKLVEDAVKDATNVNSTPVATVPLPARPVWIKLATGDQRLVVVTANDAVLLFQLQDLAAGNTAPYATLTSGIPSNLLDVLPNPAAPSEQQANLVTLLAPQGLVFVDVAKAQVSKPLAGPFTAGSWSVKGKQIVLGTPDGKLVQYSPEGEVKNQVPAPPELNGEQPAFLQWLENDLFLAGYAAEGSDEVDLYTIHRNKQEITYTKFFDMSDTMGYPSRASAFRLYAGLQQWGQTKHVAFLLSAAAAEIGQMVGKPPADKTSTPEWEIVVLEGTARGSLPAAGEGTSALGLELDLTSTKAIKRGMVGGEEQPDLPPAPRLLVYSHSGQIISFDVRYDDAGAYPYMVTGAAATPAPAATPATIAPVATVEAAKPAFGGFGKSAFGGAPAGGSAFGAKSAFGQSSAPTSAFGQPAAAPKPAFGQSSGFGQSTTPSSTPAKPAFGTSAFGGSTTPAAAPKAPAFGSSGFGQSTTPSTTPAAKPAFGSSAFGQSSTPSAFGASAFGQSSSPSAFGQSSTPSAFGQSSTPQSAFGSKASTGSAFGTSAFGASSGGSAFGAAASKDSAFGAKPSAPAFNFGGSTTVPKKDEAKPAFGSSAFGAGSAFGGGSAFGSSSGFGKSSFGGTGGSAFDKPAPAADKPAEAPKDTKAPPTNLFGQGNNTNPFAKKDDNKPAAAGGDAFGLGDLGAGLSSSKTVPGLESPPPSPPAGKARVPGLEDDDDEAPARMAKPAPPPAAPSSASSFIKPATAFGSATSGGFGAFGGSASKTSAFTGSTTTPSAFSSSPTSTPAAAGSTFGKPSAIGSGSSGQDAKPGFVKTTALGSSAFGQSSGFGQTKSATTSTPAAGSGFGSISGGFGGFAAKVSTGSDDKKPAGGFAGFAAAGETKSVFGDGPAKPFSFGSTAKKDSVFAPAPSKSPEHAPVEAPKPEKAVMPEGYALPTPAPTEPAPATSTPTVTPTPVSLPDEIVDPEDDVDENEDDDDYDEEEYDDEEYDDEYDEEEDAAGFEDEEDENAEEDEDEEEEHEEGHSIRSRPSFVHAPEMDTIPEGDETASEGEDDDDQETSPSKPPKSPTWFASQPGSSPPSLLSRMGPPATQTPPNQQASGSGTPSLLSRLSPQPGSPSATFANKHAPKTSSPLSALPVRSAEDETSTPSGSPAASVPPSPEDNDKESSALSQSPKSQFGVGLGLASAAAAPLFGNNNNKKEEKKPVFSFGGDADKEEKDSSTPPFTTQPVVSPPDEWTCDTCMLKNPDSAKEKCTVCEAPRPGAAPPAPPAATGPPKPPSVPTTGGFAGFGVKAPAASSSSSPTPAAGGFTPTGAVPSAGGFSFGKAPAAATPAATAGPEWTCDTCMLKNPDSAKEQCTVCESPRPGAAAPASTGPPKPPAVPTTGGFAGFGAKPPASSSTSAPTTGGFTPTGSVPKAGGFSFGQKPTPPAPATSTGPEWTCDTCMLKNPDSAKEQCTVCETPRPGAATPPAAGPPKPPAVPTTGGFAGFGAKPAASSTSAPAAGGFSPAGAVPKAGGFSFGQQKPAAPAPTASSGPEWTCDTCMLKNPDSAKEQCTVCEAPRPGATPAAAATGPPKPPSVPAVGGFGAFGAKAPATAPAAGGPAPPAGGFSFGGATKPAATSLFGTTPAPAPGSLFGNKPLTTAAPTTAPAPGSLFGNNTPPPFATPAPAPGGLFGSTPAPPTSAPAPGSLFGAKTPSTPAAPSPFGGLGLGKPPAAAPAIATPAVSTPKTISLAQGPPPLSAGPSTTAAPPPPPTEPVQTFTVPKRPPPPAAPAAPAAHPKTMAATLERIISDVQTDLTTLKTTLKSNAGYHSALESPGFPKASSSTISQQTTLPFSALEDVLAITDELSQEIASVRYEVRQSDITLAELQSRMLKTDMKVGQAEKFVKARKDPSFARAMQIKELSPQQAAAQLRLRKVVQMTEARLDELDAGIAGLKRRSEHNRDSRRLSQQPALERIQRTLRNVDVAVRDRDQVIDDLSRRYSDLGLGRSVRESTPGPGTPSRQRSSFSASRSPASAAVSPAPRSGGLFGTPQATTSKAANPKPSVEPTTDVRKAAAAALDQSRRLRITRKTAVVTKLETGKDERPRLVPSSLVAHASVAKGPLHVDSMPVPGSFKQSPKQQNLGASISRTPKYARSSPPPATIAAVASPIAATPGASSKAPASGAAHSPAPAPSTPAAPTNNVATSSPLPVAGSFSGIKLVLDPGTLSSSSAPSARRNSPSTRAHGAAARLGHTPLPPAPTASQGTLFGSVVTPPTTEASNSNGGSAPSKPTGFFSGFGNK from the exons ATGGCTAGCTCCAACGCGTTCGGCGCGCTGGCCATGGGTGACGCCTCTGCAGGCCCCTCGACGCGCCTGCTcgaaggcgacgaggtggacatTGAC TGGCTCAAGCTCGTCAAGACCAACCACGAGGTGTATGTGCGTGTGTCGGACCCAGtgggcctcgacggcctcccGGCGCACAGCTCGATGCTCGCGGTTGCGAACAGTGCCGACTTGCTCATTGTCGGCGGCAACAATG ACCTCCGCGTGCACCGGCTCTCGGCGCTTCACAAGCTCGTGGAGGACGCGGTCAAGGACGCTACAAACGTGAATTCGACGCCTGTCGCCACTGTACCtctccccgcccgccccgtgTGGATCAA ACTCGCCACCGGCGACCAGCGCCTGGTGGTCGTTACCGCCAACGACGCGGTGCTCCTCTTCCAGCTGCAGGACCTCGCGGCGGGAAATACAGCTCCGTACGCTACGCTGACGTCGGGCATCCCCtccaacctcctcgacgtgctgCCCAACcctgcggcgccgagtgAACAGCAGGCCAACCTTGTCACACTACTCGCGCCACAGGGGCTGGTGTTTGTCGACGTTGCCAAGGCGCAGGTCTCGAAACCTTTAGCTGGACCGTTCACAGCCGGCTCGTGGTCCGTAAAGGGCAAGCAGATCGTGCTCGGCACACCCGATGGCAAGCTCGTCCAGTACTCGCCGGAAGGCGAGGTCAAGAACCAGGTGCCAGCACCCCCCGAGCTGAACGGCGAGCAGCCCGCATTCCTGCAGTGGCTCGAAAATGATCTCTTCCTTGCCGGCTACGCCGCTGAGGGATctgacgaggtcgacctctACACCATCCACCGCAACAAGCAGGAGATTACCTATACGAAATTCTTCGACATGAGCGACACCATGGGCTACCCCAGCcgggcgtcggcgttccGTCTCTACGCCGGCCTCCAACAGTGGGGACAGACGAAGCACGttgccttcctcctctcggctgctgccgccgagatTGGCCAGATGGTCGGCAAGCCGCCAGCCGACAAGACATCCACGCCAGAGTGGGAGATTGTCGTGTTGGAGGGGACGGCCCGCGGAAGCTTGCCTGCCGCTGGGGAAGGGACctccgccctcggcctcgagctcgacctcaccAGCACCAAGGCCATCAAGCGCGGCATGGTCGGTGGTGAAGAGCAGCCTGATTtaccgcctgcgccgcgcctgcTTGTCTACAGCCACTCTGGCCAGATCATCAGCTTTGACGTGAGATATGACGATGCCGGAGCATACCCCTACATGGTCACTggagccgccgccaccccagCTCCCGCCGCTACTCCTGCGACCATTGCCCCCGTCGCCACAGTCGAAGCAGCCAAGCCCGCTTTTGGAGGCTTCGGCAAGTCTGCGTTCGGCGGCGCCCCAGCTGGCGGCTCTGCCTTCGGCGCCAAGTCTGCTTTCGGCCAGTCCTCCGCCCCTACCTCGGCATTTGgccagcccgccgctgcACCCAAGCCCGCGTTTGGACAGTCCTCAGGATTCGGCCAGTCCACCACGCCATCATCAACACCGGCCAAGCCTGCGTTTGGCACTTCAGCGTTCGGCGGGTCCACgaccccagcagcagcacccaaGGCGCCCGCGTTCGGCTCCTCGGGCTTTGGCCAATCCACCACCCCATCTACGACACCCGCTGCTAAGCCTGCCTTCGGTTCGTCAGCGTTCGGGCAGTCTTCCACACCCTCAGCTTTCGGCGCCTCTGCCTTTGGGCAGTCGTCTTCGCCGTCAGCCTTTGGTCAGTCTTCCACTCCTTCGGCCTTTGGACAGTCCTCGACACCCCAATCTGCCTTTGGCAGCAAGGCGTCCACTGGCTCAGCCTTTGGCACCAGCGCGTTCGGGGCCTCGTCTGGTGGCTCGGCCTTTGGagccgccgcgtccaagGACTCAGCGTTTGGAGCCAAGCCTTCTGCGCCTGCCTTCAACTTTGGAGGCTCCACCACCGTGCCAAAGAAGGATGAGGCCAAGCCGGCTTTCGGATCTAGCGCGTTTGGCGCTGGCAGTgcgttcggcggcggcagcgcctttggcagcagcagtggctTTGGCAAGAGCTCGTTTGGCGGtaccggcggcagcgcaTTCGACAAACCCGCCCCCGCAGCGGAcaagcccgccgaggcgcccAAGGACACCAAggccccacccaccaaccTCTTTGGCCAGGGCAACAACACCAACCCCTTTGcgaagaaggacgacaaCAAGCCAGCGGCCGCCGGTGGCGACGCGTTTGGCCTCGGAGACTTGGGTGCCGGCCTTTCGTCCAGTAAGACCGTTCCTGGTCTCGAATCACcacccccctcgccccccgcTGGCAAGGCGCGCGTCCCAGGccttgaggacgacgatgatgaggcACCAGCTCGCATGGCCAAGCCGGCTCctccaccagcagcaccgtCATCAGCCTCGTCATTCATCAAACCCGCCACCGCTTTCGGATCCGCCACGTCTGGCGGCTTTGGTGCCTTCGGTGGCAGTGCCTCCAAGACCTCTGCCTTTACCGGCAGTACAACTACCCCATCAGCCTtctcatcctcgccgactTCTACCCCAGCAGCCGCGGGCAGCACATTCGGCAAGCCATCAGCCATTGGCagcggctcgtcgggccAGGACGCCAAGCCTGGGTTCGTTAAGACCACTGCCTTGGGTAGCTCTGCCTTTGGCCAGTCATCAGGCTTTGGCCAGACCAAGTCGGCTACCACTTCCACtccggcggctggctcgggCTTTGGCAGCATCTcgggcggctttggcgggTTCGCTGCCAAGGTTTCGACAGGCAGCGATGACAAGAAGCCTGCTGGCGGATTCGCAGGCTTCGCGGCAGCTGGCGAGACCAAGTCGGTATTTGGTGACGGTCCTGCCAAGCCATTCTCCTTTGGCTCCACTGCGAAGAAGGACTCGGTGTTTGCCCCTGCGCCCTCCAAGTCGCCAGAACACGCGCCTGTTGAAGCTCCCAAGCCTGAGAAGGCAGTCATGCCGGAAGGGTATGCCTTGCCCACTCCCGCACCCACCGAGCCCGCCCCCGCTACCTCCACTCCCACGGtcacgcccacgcccgtCAGCCTCCCCGATGAGATTGTCGATCCCgaagacgacgtcgacgaaaacgaggacgatgacgactatgacgaggaggagtacGATGACGAGGAATACGACGATGAGtatgacgaggaggaagacgctGCCGGgttcgaggacgaggaggatgagaacgcggaggaagatgaggacgaggaggaggagcacgaggaaGGTCACTCGATTCGCAGCAGACCATCCTTTGTTCACGCCCCGGAGATGGACACCAtccccgagggcgacgagactgcctcggagggcgaggacgatgacgatcAAGAAACTAGCCCCTCAAAGCCCCCCAAGTCGCCTACTTGGTTTGCTTCCCAGCCTGGCTCGTCTCCTCCTTCGCTCCTGTCGAGAATGGGACCCCCCGCCACCCAGACGCCACCGAACCAGCAGGCCTCCGGCAGCGGCACCCCGTCGCTACTCTCTCGCCTCTCGCCCCAGCCCGGCAgcccctcggcgaccttTGCCAACAAGCACGCGCCGAAGACCTCGTCCCCACTGAGTGCCCTCCCCGTGCGCTCTGCCGAGGATGAAACCTCGACGCCTTCCGGATCACCTGCGGCATCGGTCCCACCTTCACCCGAGGACAATGACAAGGAGTCGTCGGCACTGAGCCAGTCGCCCAAGTCCCAGTTTGGCGTTGGTCTCGGACTCGCctcggctgctgcggcgcccTTGTTCggcaacaacaataacaagAAGGAGGAAAAGAAGCCCGTGTTCAGCTTTGGTGGAGATGCCGACAAAGAGGAGAAGGActcctccacgccgccgttCACCACTCAGCCCGTCGTCTCACCGCCAGACGAATGGACCTGCGACACATGCATGCTCAAGAACCCCGACTCTGCCAAGGAAAAGTGCACCGTCTGCGAGGCGCCTCGTCCaggcgctgctcctcctgcaCCTCCCGCCGCTACTGGCCCTCCCAAGCCCCCTTCTGTTCCTACCACTGGCGGCTTTGCTGGGTTCGGAGTCAAGGCACCTgctgcctcctcgtcgtcatcgccgaccCCGGCCGCTGGAGGGTTCACGCCTACGGGCGCTGTGCCCTCGGCGGGTGGCTTCAGCTTCGGCAAGGCCCCGGCTGCTGCTACTCCtgccgcgacggcgggccCGGAGTGGACTTGCGACACCTGCATGCTTAAGAACCCCGACTCCGCGAAGGAGCAGTGCACGGTCTGCGAGTCTCCTCGCCCCGGCGCGGCTGCTCCTGCCTCTACTGGTCCTCCCAAGCCACCTGCCGTGCCCACCACTGGCGGATTCGCCGGTTTCGGAGCCAAGCCACCCGCCTCGTCATCCACGTCGGCGCCAACTACTGGAGGCTTCACTCCCACGGGCTCCGTCCCCAAAGCTGGTGGCTTCAGCTTTGGTCAGAagcccaccccacccgccccagcGACCTCGACTGGCCCCGAGTGGACGTGCGACACCTGTATGCTCAAAAACCCCGACTCGGCAAAGGAACAGTGCACCGTCTGCGAGACACCTCGCCCGGGTGCTGCTACTCCTCCTGCCGCTGGCCCTCCCAAGCCGCCAGCTGTCCCCACGACTGGTGGGTTCGCCGGGTTTGGTGCCAAGCCGGCAGCGTCTTCGACTTCTGCGCCAGCAGCCGGAGGCTTCAGCCCAGCCGGCGCGGTTCCCAAGGCCGGCGGCTTCAGCTTTGGCCAGCAGAAGCCCGCTGCACCTGCCCCTACTGCCTCGTCCGGGCCCGAGTGGACTTGCGACACGTGTATGCTCAAGAACCCCGACTCGGCCAAGGAGCAGTGCACCGTCTGCGAGGCTCCTCGCCCTGGTGCCACGCCCGCGGCTGCAGCCACGGGTCCCCCCAAGCCCCCCTCTGTCCCAGCTGTTGGTGGCTTCGGTGCCTTCGGTGCCAAGGCCCCCGCGACAGCTCCTGCCGCCGGAgggcctgcgccgcctgcagGTGGCTTCAGTTTTGGCGGGGCCACCAAGCCAGCTGCTACCAGCCTGTTTGGGACAACACCTGCCCCAGCTCCTGGCAGCCTGTTCGGAAACAAGCCTCTTACTACGGCGGCTCCTACCACTGCTCCTGCCCCAGGAAGCCTGTTTGGAAACAACACGCCCCCGCCTTTCGCgaccccggccccggcccccgGTGGCCTGTTTGGCAGCacccctgcgccgccgacctccgccCCGGCTCCTGGTAGCTTGTTTGGAGCAAAGACCCCGTCAACTCCAGCGGCACCCAGTCCGTTTGGAGGCTTGGGCCTCGGAAAGccccctgctgctgcgcccgCGATTGCCACACCCGCCGTGTCCACTCCCAAGACGATTAGCCTTGCGCAGGGACCTCCGCCACTGTCCGCTGGCCCTTCCACCACAGCCgccccccctcctcctcccaccgAGCCTGTGCAGACATTCACTGTTCCGAAgcgccctcccccacctgcGGCCCCGGCCGCACCGGCCGCCCACCCCAAGACCATGGCAGCTACGCTGGAGCGCATCATTTCCGACGTCCAGACTGATCTCACTACG CTCAAGACGACACTCAAATCGAACGCTGGATACCACTCCGCTCTCGAGTCCCCTGGCTTCCCCAAGGCATCCTCGTCCACCATCTCGCAGCAAACGACGCTTCCGTTCTCTGCACTTGAGGATGTCCTTGCCATCACCGACGAGCTGTCGCAGGAGATTGCGTCTGTGCGCTACGAGGTCCGCCAATCGGACATTACCCTTGCCGAACTCCAGTCGCGCATGTTGAAGA CCGACATGAAGGTGGGGCAAGCTGAAAAGTTTGTCAAGGCTCGCAAGGACCCGTCGTTTGCTCGCGCCATGCAGATCAAAGAGCTTAGTCCCCAgcaggccgcggcgcaaCTTCGCCTGCGCAAGGTGGTCCAAATGACCGAGGCGAggctggacgagctggacgctGGGATCGCTGGTCTGAAACGTCGCTCTGAGCATAACCGCGACAGCCGCCGATTgtcgcagcagccagcgcTCGAGCGCATTCAGCGTACCCTTCGTAACGTTGACGTCGCGGTTCGTGACCGCGACCAGGTGATCGACGACCTGTCGCGCCGATACAGCGACCTCGGTCTGGGCCGCAGCGTTCGCGAGTCAACCCCCGGGCCTGGTACGCCGTCCCGCCAGCGGTCAAGCTTCTCCGCTAGCCGCTCGCCAGCGTCTGCGGCCGTATCGCCCGCACCGCGGTCAGGCGGTCTCTTCGGAACGCCCCAGGCAACGACGAGCAAGGCGGCCAACCCGAAACCGTCGGTCGAGCCCACCACCGATGTCCgcaaggccgctgccgctgcttTGGACCagtcgcgccgcctccgcatTACACGCAAGACTGCGGTCGTCACCAAGCTGGAAACCGGCAAGGACGAGCGCCCACGTCTCGTGCCTTCAAGCCTCGTGGCGCACGCGTCTGTCGCCAAGGGACCCCTGCACGTTGATAGCATGCCTGTTCCAGGCAGCTTCAAGCAGAGCCCAAAGCAGCAGAACCTGGGAGCTTCCATTTCCAGAACGCCAAAGTACGCCAGGTCGTCGCCACCCCCAGCCACGATTGCGGCGGTGGCTTCTCCAATTGCGGCTACCCCTGGTGCTTCATCGAAAGCACCCGCGAGCGGTGCTGCGCATTCTCCGGCTCCCGCTCCGTCTACTCCTGCGGCTCCGACCAATAATgtcgcgacgagctcgccattACCTGTCGCGGGCTCGTTCTCGGGAATCAAACTGGTGCTCGATCCCGGGACGCTGTCTAGCTCGTCTGCTCCGTCTGCGCGCCGCAATTCGCCCTCTACGCGAGCCCATGGAGCGGCAGCCAGACTTGGCCATACGCCACTCCCGCCAGCGCCTACCGCCTCTCAGGGGACGTTATTTGGGTCCGTTGTAACCCCGCCAACGACTGAAGCGAGCAACAGCAACGGGGGCAGTGCTCCCAGCAAGCCAACGGGCTTTTTCAG CGGGTTTGGTAACAAGTAG